The DNA window CGTCATGCGGATCGGCCGCACTCCTCCTCCCGGTCCGACGGCCGCCGGGTCTGACGACCGAGCGGTGGGGAGGGGCCGCCCCGGGCTCCTCCCCACCTCTGCACCACCAGCTGCTACTCCACAGGGAGCTGCAACGTGACCAGCGCGTCCGCGCCCGTGCGGCCCGATGACGTCGGCGCCTTCATCCGGACCTTCCGCAGATTCCGGGACTGGTGCCAGCGCCGACCCTTCTGGGGCGGTCTGCTGGCGATCATCGCGGGACTGCCCATCCTGTACTTCCCGTACGCGCATCTGAGCCTCGGCGGGCTGACGTTCGCCATGGCCACCACCGGCGGGGCCGGAGCCCTGATCATCGGCGTGCTGATGATGGTGCTCGGCGTCAGTGTCTGGGTGCAGCCCATGACCCGGGTCTTCGCCGGTGTGGCGACCATCCTGCTGGCCCTGGTCTCCATCCCGGTCTCCAACCTCGGCGGCTTCGGGTTCGGCCTTGTCCCCGGCCTCATCGGGGGCGGGCTGATGGCCGCCTGGGCCCCGCTCAAGGAACCGGCCGCCCCGGCGCCGGTGAAGTCCGTGACCGTTCCGCCGCCGCCTGTTGCGCCGCCGACTGCCGTACCGCCGCCTGCTGCGCCGCCGACCGTCGTGCCGCCGACCGATGGGCTGCCCGTGCAGCGCTCCGGGGCTGCCGAGGCCGACGCCCTCGGGGGCTCGGAGCCGGGTGAGCAGGGTGCCGGTGCCGCAGGGGAGGCCCGATGACGGACGAGGACATCAGCGACGAGGGGTCGAGACCGCCCGCCGGTGGCCCTCGCCACGCGGCCCCGCGCGGGCAGTTGCGCCGCAGGCTGCACTTGCCCGCAGGCAGGGTGCTGGCCATCGCCGCCGTCCCCACCGCGCTGCTGATGGGCGCCGGTTACACGCCGACCCTGGCGCTGGCGGACGAGTCCTCGGCCAAGGCGGGGGCCCGGACCTGCGCCACCGCGACGGACACCCCCGTGCCGGACGCCACCCCGTCGGCGACCGGGAACGGCAGCTCCGAGCCCGCCCCGGGCGGCGGCTCACCGACCGCCGAGCCCTCGGCGCTGGAGTCCAGCACGCCCGCGCCCCAGCCGACCGAGCCCGCCGAGCCGACCGAGCCCGCCGACACCACGGCGCCGGACCCGACCGAGGCCGCGTCCGGGCCCGCGTCGGGGCCCACGTCGGGGCCCACGTCCGTCTCGCGCGGCACCCTGGACGCGTCGGCGGCCCGCAGGCTCACCCGGGCGGTCCGGGTGCCTGCGGCCCTGGCCGTTCCGGCCGCCTCGGCGACCCGGGGCACCGCCGCTGCCCATGCGCAGTCCCAGGGCCTGATCGGCGACCTGCTCGGCGGGGTCGGCGACCTGCTGACCGGCGGTTCGGCGTCGTCCTCGCCCTCGCCGTCGGCGTCATCGACCTCGATATCGCCGCCGCCTGCCGACCCCTCGCCCGAGAACACGACGCCCGAGCCGTCGACCCCCCAGCCGTCGACCCCCCAGCCGTCGACCCCCCAGCCGTCGACCCCGGCGGGGAAGGGCGGCAGGGCACCCAAGCCCAAGACGGCCAAGGACACCGCCGCCAAGGCGGCAGCCGCCGAGACCACCGGCTCGCCCTCGGTCACGGCCACGCCCGCGTCCACGCCCATGCCCTCCGAGAGCGCCGATGTGGACCCGCTGTGCGCCACCGACGCCTCCGGGCTGAAGGCCAGGACGGAGCCCGGCGGGGGAGTCGTGCCGGACCAGCCCTGGACCCTGAAGTCCAGCCGCCTGGCGCTGCACGGCGCGGTGTTCGGCGGCGTGGTCGAGGTCACGACCAGCTCCGGCACCGCCAAGCGGGTGCTGAAGTTCACCGTGGACAGCATCGACATCGGCGACCTGGACATGTCGACCATCGAGTACAACGCCAGGACCACCCATGTGAAGAGCCGCCCCGGCTCCACCTCGACCATGCGCAGCGGCCCGATCGTGATGTACACCGAGTCGCTCACCGGCCATCTCTCCAGGCTGGTCGGCGTCCCGGTCCCGGACGTGGGCGCGATCACCCTCACCCCGGACACCCTGCCGAAGTTCCTGTACGACCTCATCGGCAAGGTGCCGGTCCCGCTGGACCTGGAGCTGACCGGCGTCAAGGCCGTGCAGGCCGGGCAGTTCGGCGGCACCCTGAAGATCCCGGGCATGCACCTCTACACCGACGGCGAGCCCTACGACGGCTGAACGACGACGGCGCGGGACGCCCCCTTTTTCCAGGAGGCGCCCCGCGCCGTCATGCTGACCTATCGTCAGGCAGTGGCGTTCTCGCCGAGGTGGTGCACCCGGACCATGTTGGTGGTGCCGGGAACGCCGGGCGGGGAGCCGGCGGTGACGATCACCGTGTCGCCCGCCTGGAGGCGGCCCAACTCCAGCAGCTCCTCGTCGACCTGCGCGACCATCGCGTCGGTGTTCTCCACCTGGGCGGAGACAAAGGTCTCCACGCCCCAGCTGAGCTGGAGCTGGTTGCGGGTGCCCGCGTCCGGGGTGAAGGCGATCACTGGGATCGGCGAGCGGTAGCGGGAGAGCCGGCGGGCGGTGTCACCGGACTTGGTGAACGCCACCAGCGCCTCGGCCGAGAGGAAGTCGCCCAGCTCGCAGGCGGCGCGGGCGATGGAACCGCCCTGGGTGCGCGGCTTGCGGCCCGGGTTGAGCGGCTGGAGGCCGCGGGAGAGCAGCTCCTCCTCGGCGGCCTCGATGATCCGGCTCATGGTGCGGACCGTCTCGACCGGGTACTTGCCGACGCTGCTCTCGGCGGAGAGCATCACCGCGTCGGTGCCGTCCAGGATGGCGTTGGCCACGTCGGACGCCTCGGCGCGGGTCGGCCGGGAGGCGTGGATCATCGACTCCATCATCTGGGTGGCGACGATGACCGGCTTGGCGTTCTGCCGGCAGAGCGTGATCAGCTGCTTCTGGACCAGCGGCACCCGCTCCAGCGGGTACTCCACGGCCAGGTCGCCACGGGCGACCATCACGGCGTCGAAGGCGAGGACGATCTCCTGCATCGCCTCCACCGCCTGCGGCTTCTCGATCTTGGCGATGACGGGGACCCGGCGGCCCTCCTCGTCCATCACCGCGTGGACCCGCTCGATGTCCGCGGCGTTGCGGACGAAGGAGAGGGCCACCATGTCGACGCCGAGGCGCAGCGCGAACCGCAGGTCCTCGACGTCCTTCTCCGACAGCGCGGGCACATTGACGGCCGCACCGGGGAGGTTGATGCCCTTGTTGTTGGAGAGCACGCCGCCCTCGACCACCACGGTCTTCACCTGGGGGCCGTCGACGCTGACGACCTCCAGCGCGACCGCGCCGTCATTGATCAGGACCGGGTCGCCCTTCTTCACATCGCTGGGCAGGCCCTTGTAGGTGGTGCCGCAGATGTGCTGGTCACCGGGGACGTCCTCGGTGGTGATGATGAATTCGTCGCCGCTCTCGACGGTGACGGGACCCTCGGCGAAGGTGGCAAGGCGGATCTTGGGGCCCTGGAGGTCGGCCAGCACGCCGATGGCGCGGCCGGAGTCCTCGGAGACCTGGCGGACCTTGAGGTACCGGCCTTCGTGCTCGGCGTGGGAGCCGTGGCTCATATTGAGGCGGGCCACGTTCATCCCGGCCTCGACGACGGCCTTCAGCTGTTCGTAGCTGTCCGTCGCCGGACCCAGGGTGCAGACAATTTTCGCTCGGCGCATATGGATCATTCTATCCGTTCGTGCTATAGGTGCATTCCGGTCGTTTAGGCTCTGATCGCCTGTGAATTGTCTCGGAATGCGGACGGCTCGTGGGACGGTCGGCGGCGGTTCACCCCCGGGACCGGTGCACCAGCGCGAAGGTCTGCCGGGCGATCTCGAACTCCTCGTCGGTCGGCACCACGGCCACCGCCACCCGGGAGTGGTCGGCCGAGATCAGCCGGGGACCCTGCGGCGGCAGGGCGTTGCGCGCGGGGTCGACCGCGATGCCGAGCCCCTCCAGGCCCGCCGTCGCGGCGGACCGCACCGGGGCGGAGTTCTCGCCGACACCGGCGGTGAAGGCCAGCGCGTCCACCCGGCCCAGCACGGCGCAGTAGGCGCCGATGTACTTGCGCAGCCGGTGGATGTACACATCGAAGGCGGTCCCGGCCTCGGCGTCGCCCTGCTCCCGGCGGCGGACGATCTCCCGCATGTCGTTCTCCCCGCAGAGGCCCAGCAGCCCGCTGCGGCGGTTGAGCAGTTCGTCCAGGGCGTCGACCGACAGGCCGCCCACCCGGTGCAGATGGAAGACCACCGCCGGGTCGATGTCGCCCGACCGGGTGCCCATCACCAGGCCCTCCAGCGGCGTCATCCCCATGGAGGTCTCCACGCAGACCCCGCCGGCCACCGCCGAGGCGGAGGCACCGTTGCCCAGGTGCAGCACGATCACATTGACCTCGGCCGGGTCCCTGCCCAGCAGCGCGGCCGTGGAGCGGGAGACGTACTGGTGCGAGGTGCCGTGGAACCCGTAGCGGCGCACCGAGTACCGGTCGGCCACCGCCCGGTCCAGGGCATAGCGGGCGGCGTGCTCCGGCAGCGTGGCGTGGAAGGCGGTGTCGAAGACGGCCACCTGCGGCAGGTCGGGGCGGAGCGACCGGGCCACTTCGATCCCGGTGACATTGGCCGGGTTGTGCAGCGGTGCCAGCGGGGTCAGCGCACGGACCTCGTCCAGCACCTCGTCGGTGACCAGGGTCGGTGCGGTGAACCGGGTGCCGCCGTGCACCACCCGGTGCCCCACCGCGGCCAGGCCGGGGGCGTCCAGGCCCAGGCCGTCGGCGCGCAGCTCCTCGGCCACCGCCTTGAGTGCCGCCGCATGGTCGGGGAAGAGATGGCTCTGCTCGCGCGGCTTCCCGCTGCCGGACGTGTGGACGATACGGCCGCCGTCGCCCTCGCCGATCCGCTCGGCCAGGCCGCCGGCCAGCCTGCGGCCGTCCGCCATGTCGACCAGCCGGTACTTCACCGACGAGGAGCCGCAGTTGAGGACGAGGACCCGGGTGGCCCCACGGCCGCCGCCCGGAGTCACGGCGTCCGGAGTCACGGCGTCCGGGGTCAGGGGATCGGGGCTCACGGGGGTCGGCTCCTCGGTCGGTGGGACGCCGGTCACCGCTCGCTCCGGCCCTGGGCCTGCACGGCGGTGATCGCGACCGTATTGACGATGTCCTGCACCAGGGCGCCGCGTGACAGGTCGTTGACCGGCTTCCGCAGCCCCTGCAACACCGGGCCCACCGCCACCGCACCGGCCGAGCGCTGCACGGCCTTGTAGGTGTTGTTGCCGGTGTTGAGGTCGGGGAAGACCAGGACGGTGGCGCGGCCCGCCACCTGGGAACCGGGCAGCTTGGTCGCGGCCACGCCCGGGTCCACCGCCGCGTCGTACTGGATCGGCCCCTCCACCAGCAGGTCCGGCCGCTGCTCGCGGACCAGCGCGGTGGCCTCGCGGACCTTGTCGACATCCGCGCCGGAGCCCGAGGTGCCGGTGGAGTAGGAGAGCATCGCCACCCGGGGCTCCACACCGAACTGGGCGGCGGTCCCGGCCGACTGGATGGCGATGTCGGCCAGCTGCCGGGCGTCCGGGGCGGGGTTGACCGCGCAGTCCCCGTAGACCAGCACCCGATCGGCCAGGCACATGAAGAAGACCGAGGAGACGATGGCGGCGCCCGGCGCGGTCTTGATGATCTCGAAGGCGGGGCGGATGGTCGCGGCCGTCGAGTGGACCGCGCCGGAGACCATGGCGTCCGCCAGACCCTCCTGGACCATCAGGGTGCCGAAGTAGGAGACATCGGCCACCACGTCATAGGCGAGCTCGGCGGTGACGCCCCGGTGCTCCCGGAGCTTGGCGTAGACCTCGGCGAAGTTCTCCCGCAGCGGGGAGGTGGCCGGGTCCACGATGCGGGCGACCGCGCCACCGGCCCTCCGCTCCTCCGCCCCGGTGTCCAGGCCGAGGTCCACCCCGAGGTCGGCCGCGCGGCGGCGGATGGTGTCCTGGTCGCCGAGCAGGGTCAGGTCGCAGATATTGCGCCGCAGCAGCACCTCGGCGGCGCGCAGCACCCGCTCCTCGGTGCCCTCGGGCAGCACCACATGGCGGCGGTCCGCCCGGGCCCGCTCCAGCAGGACGTGCTCGAACATCATCGGGGTCACCCGCTCCGAGCGGCTCAGCTCGATCCGGCTGATCAGCTCGGCGGTGTCGACATGGAGCTCGAAGAGGCCCAGGGCGGTCTCCGCCTTGCGCGGGCTGGCGGCGGTGAGCCGCCCCTCCAGGCCGGAGAGCGAGGCGGCGGTGACCCAGCTGCCCTCCGGGGCCACCACGACCGGGGTGCCGGGGGCCAGCCGACCGGCCAGTGCCATCACATCGGGGCCGGGGCGGATGCCGAGGGTGAGCAGCACGCCGGCTATCGGCGGGGAGCTGGCGGCATGTGCGGCGAGCGTGCCGACCAGCAGGTCGGCGCGGTCCCCGGGGGTGACCACCATGGCGCCCTCGGTGAGGGCGGCCAGGAAGGTCGGCAGGGTGGCGCCGCCGAAGACGA is part of the Peterkaempfera bronchialis genome and encodes:
- the pta gene encoding phosphate acetyltransferase, translated to MARSVYVTGIGRGDGRQVVELGVMELLTRHVDRVGVFRPLVHTAAAGGPGTDHVVELLRGRYRIDLPSADLYGLTYEEATALQAERGVDELVSVLVERFRTLERKCQAMLVLGTDFADTSIPDELAFNARLANEFGAWVLPVVGGLRESADAVVAEVRNAYRAYTDLGCNTLAMVANRVTPADKQQIARRLTTRPPVPCYILPEEPALAAPTVAQVVQATGAEVLLGDATGLARDVRGFVFGGATLPTFLAALTEGAMVVTPGDRADLLVGTLAAHAASSPPIAGVLLTLGIRPGPDVMALAGRLAPGTPVVVAPEGSWVTAASLSGLEGRLTAASPRKAETALGLFELHVDTAELISRIELSRSERVTPMMFEHVLLERARADRRHVVLPEGTEERVLRAAEVLLRRNICDLTLLGDQDTIRRRAADLGVDLGLDTGAEERRAGGAVARIVDPATSPLRENFAEVYAKLREHRGVTAELAYDVVADVSYFGTLMVQEGLADAMVSGAVHSTAATIRPAFEIIKTAPGAAIVSSVFFMCLADRVLVYGDCAVNPAPDARQLADIAIQSAGTAAQFGVEPRVAMLSYSTGTSGSGADVDKVREATALVREQRPDLLVEGPIQYDAAVDPGVAATKLPGSQVAGRATVLVFPDLNTGNNTYKAVQRSAGAVAVGPVLQGLRKPVNDLSRGALVQDIVNTVAITAVQAQGRSER
- the pyk gene encoding pyruvate kinase yields the protein MRRAKIVCTLGPATDSYEQLKAVVEAGMNVARLNMSHGSHAEHEGRYLKVRQVSEDSGRAIGVLADLQGPKIRLATFAEGPVTVESGDEFIITTEDVPGDQHICGTTYKGLPSDVKKGDPVLINDGAVALEVVSVDGPQVKTVVVEGGVLSNNKGINLPGAAVNVPALSEKDVEDLRFALRLGVDMVALSFVRNAADIERVHAVMDEEGRRVPVIAKIEKPQAVEAMQEIVLAFDAVMVARGDLAVEYPLERVPLVQKQLITLCRQNAKPVIVATQMMESMIHASRPTRAEASDVANAILDGTDAVMLSAESSVGKYPVETVRTMSRIIEAAEEELLSRGLQPLNPGRKPRTQGGSIARAACELGDFLSAEALVAFTKSGDTARRLSRYRSPIPVIAFTPDAGTRNQLQLSWGVETFVSAQVENTDAMVAQVDEELLELGRLQAGDTVIVTAGSPPGVPGTTNMVRVHHLGENATA
- a CDS encoding DUF6114 domain-containing protein, translated to MTSASAPVRPDDVGAFIRTFRRFRDWCQRRPFWGGLLAIIAGLPILYFPYAHLSLGGLTFAMATTGGAGALIIGVLMMVLGVSVWVQPMTRVFAGVATILLALVSIPVSNLGGFGFGLVPGLIGGGLMAAWAPLKEPAAPAPVKSVTVPPPPVAPPTAVPPPAAPPTVVPPTDGLPVQRSGAAEADALGGSEPGEQGAGAAGEAR
- a CDS encoding acetate kinase, yielding MTPGGGRGATRVLVLNCGSSSVKYRLVDMADGRRLAGGLAERIGEGDGGRIVHTSGSGKPREQSHLFPDHAAALKAVAEELRADGLGLDAPGLAAVGHRVVHGGTRFTAPTLVTDEVLDEVRALTPLAPLHNPANVTGIEVARSLRPDLPQVAVFDTAFHATLPEHAARYALDRAVADRYSVRRYGFHGTSHQYVSRSTAALLGRDPAEVNVIVLHLGNGASASAVAGGVCVETSMGMTPLEGLVMGTRSGDIDPAVVFHLHRVGGLSVDALDELLNRRSGLLGLCGENDMREIVRRREQGDAEAGTAFDVYIHRLRKYIGAYCAVLGRVDALAFTAGVGENSAPVRSAATAGLEGLGIAVDPARNALPPQGPRLISADHSRVAVAVVPTDEEFEIARQTFALVHRSRG